One genomic region from Lycorma delicatula isolate Av1 chromosome 1, ASM4794821v1, whole genome shotgun sequence encodes:
- the Ras85D gene encoding GTPase ras-like protein 1 — MTEYKLVVVGAGGVGKSALTIQLIQNHFVDEYDPTIEDSYRKQVVIDGETCLLDILDTAGQEEYSAMRDQYMRTGEGFLLVFAVNSAKSFEDIGTYREQIKRVKDAEEVPMVLVGNKCDLPSWAVDMTEAREVAKQYGVAFVETSAKTRMGVDDAFYTLVREIRKDKEQRGKEKRKRMRGNSRRKRCWIL; from the coding sequence ATGACAGAATATAAGTTGGTTGTAGTCGGAGCTGGTGGTGTGGGTAAAAGTGCTTTAACGATTCAGTTGATTCAGAATCACTTTGTTGATGAGTATGATCCAACTATTGAAGATTCGTATAGGAAACAAGTGGTCATTGATGGAGAAACATGTTTATTAGATATATTAGATACTGCAGGCCAAGAAGAGTACAGTGCGATGAGGGATCAGTATATGAGAACGGGGGAAGGATTTCTATTGGTATTTGCCGTAAATAGTGCAAAATCGTTTGAAGACATTGGAACTTATAGGGAACAGATAAAAAGGGTAAAAGATGCTGAAGAGGTACCTATGGTTTTAGTAGGAAATAAGTGTGATCTGCCTTCGTGGGCAGTAGACATGACCGAAGCTCGGGAAGTTGCTAAACAGTATGGTGTTGCTTTTGTGGAGACTTCAGCAAAGACACGAATGGGGGTTGATGATGCCTTTTATACTCTAGTTCGTGAGATAAGGAAGGATAAAGAACAGCGTGGAAAAGAAAAACGCAAAAGGATGAGAGGCAACAGTAGACGGAAACGTTGttggatattataa